Proteins encoded in a region of the Poecile atricapillus isolate bPoeAtr1 chromosome 26, bPoeAtr1.hap1, whole genome shotgun sequence genome:
- the LOC131588411 gene encoding zinc finger protein 70-like: MSESYLWKAYKCLECGKGFRKSSHLIRHQVIHTGEKPYECGECGKSFSHSYSLMRHQMIHTGEKPYECGECGDRFSYSSNLRAHQSIHTGEKPYECGECGKRFSYSSNLRAHQRSHTGEWPYTCLKCGKSFGRSSDLRKHQVIHTGERPYECPECGKRFQRSSTLIRHERIHTDERPFRCPDCGKSFNRNSTLTIHRRIHTGERPYECPQCGKSFSQRSNLTQHQRSHQ; the protein is encoded by the exons ATGtccgaatcttatctctgg aaggcctacaagtgcttggaatgtgggaagggattcagaaagagctcccacctgatccggcaccaggtgatccacactggggaaaagccctacgagtgtggggaatgtgggaagagcttcagccacagctaCAGCCTCATGCGGCACCAaatgatccacactggggaaaagccctacgagtgtggggaatgtggggatAGGTTCAGCTACAGTTCCAACCTGAGGGCACACCAgagcatccacactggggaaaagccctacgagtgtggggaatgtgggaagaggttcAGCTACAGCTCCAACCTAAGGGCACACCAGAGGAGCCACACAGGGGAAtggccctacacctgcttgaaatgtgggaagagctttgggagGAGCTCTGACCTGAGAAAACACCAGgtcatccacactggggagaggccctacgagtgtcccgagtgtgggaagaggtttcagcgCAGCTCCACTCTCATCAgacatgagcggattcacacagacgagaggcccttccgctgccccgactgcgggaagAGCTTCAACCGCAACTCCACCCTCACcatccaccggcgcatccacactggggagagaccctacgagtgtccccagtgtgggaagagcttctcacagagatctaacttgacccaacaccaacggagtcaccagtaa